The following proteins are co-located in the Solidesulfovibrio sp. genome:
- a CDS encoding response regulator: MNAAPDRPSVLIVDDVPANIRVIVEYLRDGHDLHVATSGADALDLAARLGPDIILLDVVMPDMDGYAVCRRLKADPGTRGIPVIFVTACHAPEDEARGLSLGAVDYIVKPVSRAVVRARVKNHLELRAARESLARQNEALKEAVVLREDVDKIMRHDLKAPLTAIIGLPPLIVEEGGLSDGQAMLLKLIEENGFKMLSMINLSLDLFKMERGTYQLRAEPVDAAAVIRRLFVELGTLAGYKKITFALRLDGHDDDGAAAVTVWAERLLFYTMLANCLKNAVEASPEARSVTVEVRPGDPALVVITNEGVVPPEIRSRFFTKYATAGKTGGTGLGAYSTRLIAENHGGFARMETSDETGVTSITLALPQPEAGRADT; this comes from the coding sequence ATGAACGCGGCCCCGGACCGGCCCTCGGTCCTCATCGTCGACGATGTGCCGGCCAATATCCGGGTGATCGTCGAATACCTGCGCGACGGCCACGACCTGCATGTGGCCACCAGCGGCGCCGACGCCCTGGATCTGGCGGCGCGCCTTGGCCCGGACATCATCCTGCTCGACGTGGTCATGCCCGACATGGACGGCTACGCGGTCTGCCGGCGGCTCAAGGCCGATCCGGGGACCCGGGGGATTCCCGTCATCTTCGTCACCGCCTGCCATGCCCCCGAGGACGAGGCCCGGGGCCTGTCGCTGGGGGCCGTGGACTACATCGTCAAGCCGGTCAGCCGGGCCGTGGTCCGGGCCCGGGTAAAAAACCACCTGGAGCTGCGGGCGGCCCGGGAGTCCCTGGCCCGCCAGAACGAGGCCCTCAAGGAGGCGGTGGTGCTGCGCGAGGATGTGGACAAGATCATGCGCCACGACCTCAAGGCCCCGCTGACGGCCATCATCGGCCTGCCGCCGCTGATCGTCGAGGAGGGGGGCCTCAGCGACGGCCAGGCCATGCTGCTTAAGCTCATCGAGGAAAACGGCTTCAAGATGCTGTCCATGATCAACCTGTCGCTCGACCTGTTCAAGATGGAGCGGGGTACCTACCAGCTCCGGGCCGAACCCGTGGACGCGGCGGCGGTGATCCGGCGGCTTTTCGTGGAATTGGGCACCCTGGCCGGCTACAAGAAGATCACCTTTGCCCTGCGCCTGGACGGACACGACGACGACGGCGCGGCGGCGGTGACGGTCTGGGCGGAACGGCTGCTTTTCTACACCATGCTGGCCAATTGCCTCAAAAACGCCGTGGAGGCCTCGCCGGAGGCAAGGTCGGTGACCGTCGAGGTGCGGCCGGGCGACCCGGCGCTGGTCGTCATCACCAACGAAGGCGTGGTGCCCCCCGAGATCCGCTCCCGGTTCTTCACGAAGTACGCCACCGCGGGCAAGACGGGCGGCACGGGCCTGGGCGCCTATTCGACCCGGCTGATTGCCGAAAACCACGGCGGCTTCGCCCGCATGGAGACGTCCGACGAAACCGGCGTCACGTCCATCACCCTGGCCCTGCCCCAGCCCGAGGCGGGTCGGGCCGACACCTGA
- a CDS encoding aldehyde ferredoxin oxidoreductase C-terminal domain-containing protein: protein MPTRPRPAILHVDLTASETRRVAAPEGLFEGERGGRGLAAALCAVPGRLGHDAPAAPLCLAAGALAGCDLPGGGHAALRFFSPRTGGPVTVPLGGGLGRALARAGLAAVVVTGRAVAPMGLAIRDDEARIVPAGHLAGLPTPALFDALAGSDAAAVAGPAAWAGSGLATVVADRWHEAGPAGAGLAFGLKNLVYLAISGTAAAVPADPEGLARARAAMDRLIAAAPALAGPSGFGRHGTAALVDLTRGRRMQPTDHFRRTFFEAGAAVNAPALGRRFGSTGAACPGCPVPCRRIDAAGRLLPDADALSHFTALLGLADPELAARARWFCLERGLDAAGAAVAVAGFAEAEGIAPTPAFVDEALADLAVGSARGRAIEAALAMAVRGVALPAFDPRGAYGLALSLAVGTCGPDPWAGGCLAHELLRKPVATDRFTFEGKARAVVLGENALAGAQCLGACPFLSLAVTLEEWALALTAFSGEPVSAGELAALGARVVARERLANRRQGLDGAAEDLPARFFTEPGSAGDGLAVPPLDRRAFLAAREKYRRLRGPDAAAPLGEADGAGRAGALANRFADRLARAGLCAPGQAAIVCVDEAASFSRGDFAHNAFLAETARRLDVACLMLVPPAEPYRTILEFLAEREAPAIRPRDCETRTFFHDIPVVARPDPAQAAKALSRRKGAYLPGLGMLAHGALSPEQAFITVSSIAFAGFVKFFADHLAAHREGRLDAAGLAAFEAAVAGLPGPPGALPPLARGTFADRETMLAAMAEAGRATVALGLVDSVFGNISFRLGATLAISQTGSALDALAGAIDLCPLDGSSCAGLTASSELSAHAALSQKDGRPAILHGHPKFAVIMSMDCADRRDCPRRDACHVACDRERFVDDIPIVPGEVGCGPRGLVHTMPPALAGRRGAIVLGHGVFTMGGDDFNEALFSLCAVETLCRARYFTALGRNPA from the coding sequence ATGCCCACGCGTCCACGGCCCGCCATCCTCCACGTCGACCTGACCGCGTCCGAAACGCGTCGCGTCGCCGCGCCCGAGGGCTTGTTCGAAGGGGAGCGCGGCGGCCGGGGGCTGGCGGCGGCCTTGTGCGCGGTGCCTGGGCGCCTGGGCCACGACGCTCCCGCCGCGCCGCTGTGCCTGGCCGCCGGCGCCCTGGCCGGCTGCGACCTGCCGGGCGGCGGCCACGCGGCCTTGCGGTTTTTTTCGCCGCGCACCGGCGGCCCGGTCACGGTGCCACTCGGCGGCGGCCTGGGCCGGGCCCTGGCCCGGGCCGGGCTGGCCGCCGTGGTCGTGACCGGCCGGGCCGTGGCACCCATGGGCCTGGCGATCCGCGACGACGAGGCCCGGATCGTCCCGGCCGGGCACCTGGCCGGGCTGCCGACACCGGCCCTGTTCGACGCCCTGGCCGGGAGCGACGCGGCCGCCGTGGCCGGCCCGGCCGCCTGGGCCGGATCGGGCCTGGCCACCGTCGTGGCCGACCGCTGGCACGAGGCCGGACCCGCCGGGGCCGGACTGGCCTTTGGCCTGAAAAATCTCGTTTATCTGGCCATTTCCGGCACGGCCGCGGCCGTCCCGGCCGATCCCGAGGGCCTGGCGCGGGCGCGGGCGGCCATGGACCGCCTCATCGCCGCCGCCCCGGCCCTGGCCGGCCCGAGCGGCTTCGGCCGCCACGGCACGGCCGCCCTGGTCGACCTGACGCGCGGCCGGCGCATGCAGCCCACCGACCATTTCCGCCGTACCTTTTTCGAGGCCGGCGCCGCGGTCAACGCCCCGGCCCTGGGCCGGCGCTTCGGGAGCACGGGTGCGGCCTGCCCGGGCTGTCCCGTGCCCTGCCGCCGTATCGACGCGGCCGGCCGGCTCCTGCCCGACGCGGATGCGCTCTCCCATTTCACGGCCCTTCTGGGCCTGGCCGATCCCGAACTGGCGGCGCGCGCCCGCTGGTTCTGCCTGGAACGGGGCCTTGACGCCGCCGGCGCGGCCGTGGCCGTGGCCGGTTTCGCCGAGGCGGAGGGCATCGCGCCGACACCCGCTTTCGTGGACGAGGCCCTGGCCGACCTGGCCGTCGGCAGCGCCAGGGGCCGGGCCATCGAAGCCGCCCTGGCCATGGCCGTTCGGGGCGTGGCCCTGCCGGCCTTCGACCCGCGCGGCGCCTACGGCCTGGCCCTGTCCCTGGCCGTGGGGACCTGCGGCCCCGATCCCTGGGCCGGCGGCTGCCTGGCCCACGAACTGCTGCGAAAACCCGTGGCCACGGACCGGTTCACCTTCGAGGGCAAGGCCCGGGCCGTGGTGCTCGGGGAAAACGCCCTGGCCGGGGCCCAGTGCCTGGGCGCCTGCCCCTTTTTGTCGCTGGCCGTGACCCTGGAGGAATGGGCGTTGGCGCTGACGGCCTTTTCGGGCGAGCCGGTTTCGGCTGGCGAGTTGGCCGCGCTTGGCGCGCGTGTCGTTGCCCGCGAGCGCCTAGCCAACCGGCGCCAGGGGCTGGACGGGGCCGCCGAGGACCTGCCGGCGCGGTTTTTCACCGAGCCCGGCAGCGCCGGGGACGGCCTCGCCGTGCCGCCCCTCGACCGCCGGGCCTTCCTGGCCGCCCGGGAAAAATACCGCCGCCTGCGCGGGCCGGACGCCGCCGCCCCCCTTGGGGAGGCCGACGGGGCCGGCCGGGCGGGCGCGCTGGCGAACCGTTTCGCCGATCGCCTGGCCCGGGCCGGCTTGTGCGCGCCGGGGCAGGCGGCCATCGTCTGCGTGGACGAGGCGGCCAGCTTTTCCCGGGGCGATTTTGCGCACAACGCCTTTTTGGCCGAAACCGCCCGGCGCCTCGACGTGGCCTGCCTCATGCTCGTGCCCCCGGCCGAGCCCTACCGGACCATCCTCGAATTTTTGGCCGAGCGCGAAGCCCCGGCCATCCGGCCCCGGGACTGCGAGACGCGCACTTTTTTCCACGACATCCCGGTGGTGGCCCGCCCCGATCCGGCCCAGGCCGCGAAGGCCCTGTCCCGGCGCAAGGGCGCCTACCTGCCGGGCCTGGGCATGCTGGCCCACGGCGCGCTTTCCCCGGAGCAGGCCTTCATCACCGTTTCCTCCATCGCCTTTGCCGGGTTCGTCAAATTTTTCGCCGACCATCTGGCCGCCCACCGGGAAGGGCGGCTCGACGCCGCCGGCCTGGCCGCCTTCGAGGCCGCCGTGGCCGGCCTGCCGGGGCCGCCGGGAGCCTTGCCGCCCCTGGCCCGGGGGACGTTTGCCGACCGGGAAACGATGCTGGCCGCCATGGCCGAGGCCGGCCGGGCCACGGTCGCCCTGGGGCTGGTGGATTCGGTTTTCGGCAACATCTCCTTCCGCCTGGGCGCGACGCTCGCCATCAGCCAGACCGGTAGCGCCCTGGACGCCCTGGCCGGGGCCATCGACCTGTGCCCCCTGGACGGTTCGTCCTGCGCCGGCCTGACCGCCTCCAGCGAACTGTCGGCCCATGCGGCGCTTTCGCAAAAAGACGGCCGCCCGGCCATCCTCCACGGCCACCCCAAATTCGCCGTCATCATGTCCATGGATTGCGCAGACCGGCGCGACTGCCCGCGCCGCGACGCCTGCCACGTGGCCTGCGACCGGGAGCGTTTCGTGGACGACATCCCCATCGTGCCGGGCGAGGTGGGCTGCGGCCCGCGCGGGCTGGTCCACACCATGCCCCCGGCCCTGGCCGGGCGGCGCGGCGCCATCGTCCTTGGCCACGGCGTCTTCACCATGGGCGGCGACGACTTCAACGAAGCCCTTTTTTCCCTGTGCGCCGTGGAAACCCTCTGCCGCGCCCGCTATTTCACGGCCCTTGGCCGCAACCCCGCCTGA
- the alkA gene encoding DNA-3-methyladenine glycosylase 2, translating into MMSMLDADSCYRAYAARDARFDGRFFTGVTSTGVYCRPVCTARLPKPENCRFFPSAAAAEAAGFRPCLVCRPECAPGESPAEAGQRLADAAAGLIAAGGLDEAGLGALCGRLGVSARHLRRVFRERFGVTPVAYAQTRRLLLAKALLADSGLSATDVAFASGFSSLRRFNALFQSRYGLSPSQLRRAGEARAISGEAATVELGYRPPYDWNGLMGFLGVRAVAGVEEAGEGAYRRTLRLWRNGTPHAGWLAVCPAAGKNALRVAVSTELLPVLPAVLARVSHLFDVRCDPWAVSGGLSGLADGHEGVRLPGTADGFETAVRAILGQQVTVVGARTLAGRFAAAFGDPVATPFAGLSRLFPDPGRVAALSVEAIAALGVIAGRARAILALAGAVRDGDLELSPTADLEKSLDTLRALPGVGEWTAQYIAMRALGWPDAFPHTDGGLKKALGETDPKRIARLAEAWRPWRAYAVMHLWRTLQGAST; encoded by the coding sequence ATGATGTCAATGCTTGACGCGGACAGTTGCTACAGGGCGTATGCGGCCAGGGACGCGCGGTTCGACGGCCGATTTTTCACGGGCGTGACCTCCACGGGCGTGTATTGCCGGCCGGTGTGCACGGCGAGGCTTCCCAAGCCGGAAAACTGCCGGTTTTTCCCGAGCGCGGCGGCGGCCGAGGCGGCCGGGTTTCGGCCGTGTCTGGTCTGTCGGCCGGAGTGCGCGCCGGGGGAATCGCCGGCCGAGGCGGGGCAGCGCCTGGCCGACGCCGCCGCCGGGCTCATTGCCGCGGGCGGGCTGGACGAGGCGGGCCTTGGGGCGCTTTGCGGTCGGCTCGGCGTAAGCGCGCGGCATCTGCGCCGGGTGTTCCGGGAGCGTTTCGGAGTGACACCCGTGGCCTATGCCCAGACCCGGCGGCTGTTGCTGGCCAAGGCGCTGCTCGCCGATTCGGGCTTGTCCGCCACCGACGTGGCTTTTGCCAGCGGTTTTTCCAGCCTGCGCCGGTTCAATGCGCTTTTCCAAAGCCGCTACGGGCTCTCGCCTTCGCAACTGCGCCGGGCGGGCGAGGCCAGGGCGATCTCCGGGGAGGCCGCGACCGTGGAGCTGGGCTACCGGCCGCCCTACGACTGGAACGGGCTCATGGGCTTTCTGGGGGTTCGGGCCGTGGCTGGCGTGGAGGAGGCCGGCGAGGGCGCCTATCGCCGCACGCTCAGGCTTTGGCGAAACGGGACGCCCCATGCCGGCTGGCTCGCCGTTTGCCCGGCGGCCGGGAAAAACGCCCTGCGCGTCGCGGTTTCGACGGAACTGCTGCCGGTGTTGCCGGCGGTTTTGGCGCGCGTCTCCCATCTGTTCGACGTGCGTTGCGATCCCTGGGCCGTGTCCGGCGGGCTTTCGGGCCTGGCCGACGGGCACGAGGGCGTACGCCTGCCGGGCACGGCCGACGGCTTCGAGACGGCGGTGCGGGCGATCCTGGGCCAGCAGGTGACGGTGGTCGGGGCGCGGACCCTGGCCGGGCGGTTCGCGGCGGCTTTCGGCGATCCGGTCGCCACGCCCTTTGCCGGGCTTTCGCGGCTTTTTCCCGATCCCGGCCGGGTGGCGGCCCTTTCCGTGGAGGCCATCGCCGCCCTGGGCGTCATCGCCGGGCGCGCCCGGGCCATCCTCGCCCTGGCCGGGGCCGTGCGCGACGGGGACTTGGAGCTTTCACCCACGGCCGACCTGGAAAAAAGCCTCGATACCTTGCGGGCGCTGCCCGGCGTCGGCGAATGGACGGCGCAGTACATCGCCATGCGGGCGCTCGGCTGGCCCGACGCCTTTCCCCATACGGACGGCGGCCTGAAAAAGGCCCTGGGCGAAACCGACCCCAAACGGATCGCGCGCTTGGCCGAGGCCTGGCGGCCGTGGCGGGCCTACGCCGTCATGCACTTGTGGCGGACCTTGCAGGGAGCATCGACATGA
- a CDS encoding methylated-DNA--[protein]-cysteine S-methyltransferase, with translation MITALHHRTALGEMLLAATGETLIGAWFTGQKHFPDTLALVAGAPPAAVCAEAARQLDAYLAGRRTAFDLPLAPRGTPWQRAVWEALLAIPYGETLSYGQLAAHLGRPAAARATGAAVGRNPLSVIIPCHRVVGATGSLTGYAGGLDRKRALLAIEQAGPAGRP, from the coding sequence ATGATCACCGCGTTGCATCACCGGACGGCACTTGGCGAAATGCTGCTGGCCGCCACGGGCGAGACGCTCATCGGGGCCTGGTTCACGGGCCAGAAACATTTTCCCGACACGTTGGCCCTCGTCGCGGGCGCCCCTCCGGCGGCCGTTTGCGCCGAGGCGGCCCGCCAGCTCGACGCCTATCTCGCCGGCCGGCGCACGGCCTTCGACCTGCCCCTGGCGCCGCGCGGCACACCCTGGCAGCGCGCCGTCTGGGAGGCCTTGCTCGCCATCCCGTACGGGGAGACGCTTTCCTATGGACAGTTGGCCGCCCACCTGGGCAGGCCGGCCGCCGCCCGGGCCACGGGCGCGGCCGTGGGCCGAAACCCCCTGTCCGTCATCATCCCCTGCCACCGGGTCGTGGGCGCCACGGGAAGCCTTACGGGCTATGCCGGCGGCCTGGACCGCAAACGCGCCCTGCTGGCCATCGAGCAGGCCGGCCCGGCAGGCCGGCCGTAG
- a CDS encoding methyltransferase yields the protein MEASFDPGPLLALSSAYWKTCALHAGAMLDVFTPLGREPSDAASLAGRLGCDARGLAMLLSALAAMGLLAKSGDRYALTPMSRELLSRDSPRSVAHVVRHNHRIMATWARLPEAVRTGRPLGDHMTDHGDPAAREDFLMAMYGIASAIAPRLAALIDMAGRRRFLDVGGGPGTYAAHFCLANPDMTATVFDLPESREFAAGVTARLGVADRVDFASGNYLRDPLPGGYDVAWLSQILHAEDPDGCRTIIAKAMAALNPGGRLYVHEFMLDDTLDGPEFAALFSLNMLLGTPRGQAYAEGDIREMLARAGARHVARLDFTGPSGSRVLWGEKE from the coding sequence ATGGAGGCTTCGTTCGATCCCGGTCCCCTGCTCGCCCTTTCCAGCGCCTACTGGAAGACCTGCGCCCTGCACGCCGGGGCCATGCTCGACGTGTTCACGCCCCTTGGCCGCGAGCCTTCCGATGCCGCCAGCCTGGCCGGGCGCCTGGGCTGCGACGCCCGGGGCCTGGCCATGCTCTTAAGCGCCCTGGCCGCCATGGGCCTGCTGGCCAAATCCGGCGACCGCTACGCCCTGACCCCGATGTCGCGGGAACTGCTCAGCCGCGATTCGCCGCGAAGCGTGGCCCACGTGGTGCGCCACAACCACCGCATCATGGCCACCTGGGCCCGGCTCCCCGAGGCCGTGCGCACGGGCAGGCCCCTCGGCGACCACATGACCGACCACGGCGACCCCGCCGCCCGCGAGGATTTTCTGATGGCCATGTACGGCATCGCCTCGGCCATCGCCCCGCGCCTGGCCGCCCTGATCGACATGGCCGGCCGGCGGCGTTTCCTGGACGTGGGCGGCGGCCCGGGCACCTATGCCGCCCATTTCTGCCTGGCCAACCCGGACATGACGGCCACGGTCTTCGACCTGCCCGAGAGCCGGGAATTCGCCGCCGGCGTGACCGCCCGCCTGGGCGTGGCCGACCGGGTGGATTTCGCCTCCGGCAACTACCTGCGCGACCCGCTTCCCGGCGGCTACGACGTGGCCTGGCTGTCCCAGATCCTCCACGCCGAGGACCCGGACGGCTGCCGGACGATCATCGCCAAGGCCATGGCCGCGCTCAATCCCGGCGGACGCCTCTACGTCCACGAGTTCATGCTCGACGACACCTTGGACGGGCCGGAATTCGCGGCGCTTTTTTCGCTGAACATGCTCCTTGGCACGCCGCGCGGCCAGGCCTACGCCGAGGGGGATATCCGGGAGATGCTGGCCCGAGCCGGGGCACGCCACGTCGCCCGGCTCGATTTCACCGGCCCCAGCGGCTCGCGGGTGCTCTGGGGCGAGAAGGAATAA
- a CDS encoding glycosyltransferase family 2 protein, with protein MQTSPQSPAMTVSVVIPVYNEMQTLPLVLDKVLARPETWEVVLVDDASTDGSRAYLEGLVGTPRLRVLFHEKNRGKGAALRTGFEAASGEVVLIQDADLEYDPEDYPVLLAPIFAGKADVVFGSRFLGGPHRVLYFWHSVANKILTLLSNMFNDVNLSDMEVCYKVFRREVLGKIRIESDRFGVEPELTAKVTRLRARIYEVPVSYNGRTYEEGKKIGWRDGLAAFWWIARFGIFHRG; from the coding sequence ATGCAGACTTCGCCGCAATCCCCGGCCATGACCGTCAGCGTCGTCATCCCCGTCTACAATGAAATGCAGACCCTGCCGCTGGTCCTGGACAAGGTGCTGGCCCGGCCCGAAACCTGGGAAGTGGTGCTGGTGGACGACGCCTCCACCGACGGCAGCCGGGCCTACCTGGAGGGGCTGGTCGGGACGCCGCGCCTGCGGGTGTTGTTTCACGAGAAAAACAGGGGCAAGGGCGCGGCGTTGCGCACGGGATTCGAAGCCGCCTCGGGCGAGGTGGTGCTCATCCAGGACGCGGACCTGGAATACGATCCCGAGGACTATCCCGTTTTGCTGGCGCCGATTTTCGCGGGCAAGGCCGATGTGGTCTTCGGCTCGCGGTTTCTGGGCGGGCCGCACCGGGTGCTCTATTTCTGGCACTCCGTGGCCAACAAGATCCTGACGCTTTTGTCGAACATGTTCAACGACGTCAACCTCTCGGACATGGAGGTCTGCTACAAGGTCTTTCGCCGCGAGGTCCTGGGCAAGATCCGCATCGAAAGCGACCGCTTCGGCGTGGAGCCGGAACTGACGGCCAAGGTGACCCGGCTTCGGGCGCGCATCTACGAAGTGCCCGTGTCCTACAACGGCCGCACCTACGAGGAAGGCAAGAAGATCGGCTGGCGCGACGGCCTGGCCGCCTTCTGGTGGATCGCCCGCTTCGGCATTTTCCACCGGGGCTAA
- a CDS encoding HD domain-containing phosphohydrolase encodes MDRPKRILAIDDERINLRVIGGLLRNLGHEPVLTESFTEARELLDASIDLVLLDVMMPETDGFTVARRIREMPGVTDVPIIMVTALTSKQDRLKAVEAGANDFISKPIDLTELRVRMGSLLKMKESQDEVKRYQAELEEMVAVRTSALKMALENVKESQRTILSAHLETIHRLASAAEFKDEETADHIQRMSRYCALLAAKLGLPDAEVDLVLQASPMHDIGKIGIPDSILLKPAKLTPEEWEVMKKHTIFGARILGESSFELLRVGEIIALSHHEKWDGSGYPKGLAGDDIPLYGRICAVADVFDALTSKRPYKEAFSNEKSLEIMGAGRGSHFDPRLLDVFMSDFASFEGIQKEFLDQGGLATLL; translated from the coding sequence TTGGACAGGCCCAAACGCATTTTGGCCATAGACGACGAACGCATCAACCTGCGGGTCATCGGCGGCTTGTTGCGCAACCTCGGCCACGAGCCGGTATTGACCGAATCCTTCACCGAGGCGCGCGAGCTGCTCGATGCCAGCATCGACCTCGTCCTGCTCGACGTCATGATGCCCGAGACCGACGGCTTCACCGTGGCCCGCAGGATCCGCGAGATGCCGGGCGTGACCGATGTGCCCATCATCATGGTCACGGCCCTGACCAGCAAGCAGGATCGGCTCAAGGCCGTGGAGGCCGGGGCCAACGACTTCATCTCCAAGCCCATCGACCTGACGGAGCTGCGGGTGCGCATGGGCTCGCTTCTGAAGATGAAGGAGTCCCAGGACGAGGTGAAGCGCTACCAGGCCGAACTCGAGGAGATGGTGGCCGTGCGCACCTCGGCCCTCAAGATGGCCCTGGAAAACGTCAAGGAGTCCCAGCGCACCATCCTCTCGGCCCACCTGGAGACCATCCACCGCCTGGCCTCGGCCGCGGAATTCAAGGACGAGGAAACGGCCGACCACATCCAGCGCATGAGCCGCTACTGCGCGCTTTTGGCGGCCAAGCTCGGCCTGCCCGACGCCGAGGTGGACCTGGTGCTGCAAGCCAGCCCCATGCACGACATCGGCAAGATCGGCATCCCCGACAGCATCCTGTTAAAGCCCGCCAAGCTCACGCCCGAGGAATGGGAGGTGATGAAAAAGCACACCATCTTCGGGGCGCGCATCCTGGGCGAATCCAGTTTCGAACTGCTGCGCGTGGGCGAGATCATCGCCCTGTCCCACCACGAGAAATGGGACGGTTCGGGCTATCCCAAGGGGCTTGCCGGGGACGACATTCCGCTCTACGGCCGCATCTGTGCCGTGGCCGACGTCTTCGACGCCCTGACCAGCAAGCGGCCCTACAAGGAAGCCTTTTCCAACGAGAAGTCCCTGGAGATCATGGGGGCCGGGCGGGGCAGCCATTTCGACCCCCGCCTGCTCGATGTCTTCATGAGTGATTTCGCCAGCTTCGAGGGTATTCAGAAGGAGTTCCTCGACCAGGGCGGCCTGGCCACCCTCTTATGA
- a CDS encoding DedA family protein, translated as MDGFADAWQALLRLDVLLDQATAHLGAWTYAAIFLTVFVETGFVVTGILPSGTLLFAAAALAARGNLAFWPLLAGGTAAAFCGDQLNFAWGVLARRSLAGRGLPRAIKAAQLDAARRAFDKYGPMTIVLARFVPMLRSVAPLAAGLAGMPGRTFAAYNLCGKLPWTALHVCGGYFLGRIPWFAKHFTAVLLAAALFPFAIAVARTLVLRLAAKRPER; from the coding sequence ATGGACGGTTTCGCCGACGCCTGGCAGGCGCTCCTGCGCCTGGACGTGCTGCTGGACCAGGCGACCGCGCACCTGGGCGCCTGGACCTATGCCGCGATCTTCCTGACGGTGTTCGTGGAGACGGGCTTCGTGGTGACGGGCATCCTGCCGAGCGGCACGCTCTTATTCGCGGCGGCGGCCCTGGCGGCCCGGGGGAACCTGGCGTTCTGGCCGCTTCTTGCCGGCGGCACGGCGGCGGCCTTTTGCGGCGACCAGCTCAATTTCGCCTGGGGCGTGCTGGCCAGACGGTCGCTGGCCGGGCGCGGGCTGCCGCGCGCGATCAAGGCGGCGCAACTCGACGCGGCCCGCCGGGCCTTCGACAAGTACGGCCCCATGACCATCGTGCTGGCCCGGTTCGTGCCGATGCTGCGCTCGGTGGCGCCGCTGGCGGCGGGCCTTGCCGGCATGCCCGGGCGCACCTTCGCCGCCTACAACCTTTGCGGCAAGCTCCCCTGGACGGCCCTGCACGTCTGCGGCGGCTATTTCCTGGGCCGCATTCCCTGGTTCGCCAAGCACTTCACGGCCGTGCTCCTGGCGGCGGCGCTTTTTCCCTTCGCCATCGCCGTCGCGCGGACCCTGGTGCTCCGCCTGGCCGCGAAGCGACCGGAGCGTTAG